The genomic interval ATCTTCCCAATTTGACACTCTTTCTCATTTTGAAGttgcatgcataacttcttgaaaACTTCAAAGGTATCTGATTTCTCCTTGAGGAAGTCCACCCAAGTGTAcctggaatagtcatcaacacacatatacatatctTTTACCTAACAAGCTCTCTATCTGTGTGGGTCCAATAAGATCTATGTATAAGAGTTCCAGCACTTTTGTTGTAACAATGTATTGCGACACTTTGTGAGTAGCACGACATTGCTTTCCCAGTTGACAAGGTACGCAAACACCATTTTCCTGTTTTGTAAGCTTGGCACTTCCTTAACAGCTCCCATTTCTATAATCTTCATTAGGTTCCTGAAATTCAGATTTCCAAGCCTCTGATGCCAAATCTTAGTGATGTTGCAAGATGCATTGTAACAGACTTCCAATTTTTCTAGAAAATAGCAATTGTCTGAAGATCTTAAACCAGTTAAAACACATTGACCAGCTTCATCATAGACCACGCATCTGTCCTGAGTGAATTTTACTACCAAATATCGATCGCACAATTGACTTATACTCAGAAGATTTGCCTTGATCCCTCTACATGcagaatatttttcaatcttggATGCTCAGGAACAATCAATGTTCCTTTTCCAACTACTTGACCTTTCTGACCATCACCAAAAGTCATATGCCCAACTGGACATTCATTGTAATTCATCAAAGAGCCTTTGTCACATGTCATGTGTCTTGAACAACCACTATAAAAATACCAATTATCTTTTGAGGATTTTTTCATTGAAGAGTATCCCACTAAGTCTTCTTTTCTGACCCACATcttcttggtttctttcttcttttctctggtATATGGTGTCTGCCTCACATTTTTGCCTTCATTCAagtctttcttcatcttccaacatCTTAAACGAATGTCCCCTTTGACCCTACAATAATGACATGTTGGAATCCACTTCTTTGTTTTTCCATATACTATAAGGTTCTTCATGTCTTTCTTTAGTTGATAACACTTGGATCTTATATGGCCTCTTCTTccacaataaaaacatatggGGACTTGTCTTCTTTGTCTTCTCTTCACCTTATTATGCTTCACTTCTTTATATTCCTGAGCATTTGATAGAACACAGTCTGCTTCAATCTTGCCTTTCTTGACTTCTGATGTCTCTTCTACAGTCTCAATATTATGTTGAGCCACACTTGTTTTAAAAGGTATCTTATTAATCTTGGTTTTTCCTTTGTTCATGTAGTTTATGGTCTTTTCAGCATCATTCAGCTTTTCTTGACATTTTTTCAACTCTTTTGAAAGACTTTTGTTTTATATGAAcattttatcaagtttatttAGCATAAGTTCATACCCATGAAAAAGATCATTTTTAGCAACCTCTTCACAATCACTTTCTTCAGGTGTTGCTATTGATGTTGTAATTGGACTTGCAAAagcattaaaatttttgaaaattttaggtTTCTTTATCACAGTTGGTAAAGAAGTATGATTGTTGATTACATCTTCTACTTTGTCTTCTTCCTAAATTTTTCTAAAGTACTTGCATAGTTCCCTGGTTAGAAGGGCAATTTCATCATCCTCTTCTTTGTCTTCAGTTGCAACTCTTTCGGCCTTGTTGCTTCAGCTTTCAGAGctatatcttcttctcttcttcttggaTTCAGACTCATCCCATAGGCTTGTAGGGatcccatcaactcatcaagtctcATCATTTTGATGTCCCTTGCTTCTTCTATCACAGCAACTttagcatcaaatcttcttgaaAGAGACCTGAGAGTTTTCTGATCAAGTTTTTTATCAGAATACTTCTTACCGAGTTGAAAATCTTGATTTTCTATATCCATCAGCTTGCTAATGAATATGGTGATagtctcttcttctttcatctTGAGCTTCTCAAATCTGGTTGACAACATATGGAGCTTGGAGATTTTCACCAAATTTGTGCCTTCATAAATTCTTTGTAGAATGTCCCAAGCGTTCTTAGCGTAATCACATGTTGCAAcatacttgaactggttctcatccATTCCTCCAAAACTAGCATTGAGTGCTTTCCCATTGGCATTCGCTTTGAGCATATCTCCGGGACTCCAGTTACTCTTCATCATCATGGTCTcattcatgttttcatcaactttgattgggggagaccatccttcttctacagctgccccatgcactctcatcaagagatttgatgaaagccttcatatgtgccttccaatatggataatTTGATCCATCGAGCAACAGTGGTCGTGTGACGGATGCTCCTTCTTTTtcggccatcaatggaacttgctAGGATCTCGttgactttgaaaccaaagcgaACACAGCGACCTACGCTCTAATACCACTTATTAGTTCcaccgatgtggtttgtgggtcTAGAGAACACTCAAACGCTCATAGAGAatttcacacaaaccaaacaaaaaagagacacacaagattggtaacccaattCGGCATCAAATCGCTTACGTCTAAGGGGCTAAGCCCAGGGATAAACAGtccactaaaagagatgaaaataatTAAGTACAATGTCACACCCAATCTTAGAGCAACGTAGCTTATATAGaagcctcaacgtcccaaatatagtccatacctcttttagaatatccgcggctactaactttagaatcttccaaaattagctattgcaactcctattgtaacacaatttgcaacatggccctgactactgacttgactgagttctacATACGTTGcgaacgacctcaagacccatcaacctcctggtCATGCTTAGTTCGAGTCGATATAGCCCGATCTCTCGATCCCGACTACCGGCAACTAGTCTACCTCCTCAATTCCTCACCACGTAATCCCTCGCAAGGGACGTACGTTTTTGTGCATCTTCAcaaaactttccaaacttgatcttcaattcatccaagtttggccttcaaatcttcccaagaaagatcttcaatcaatcatgccaattatgccaacaataggcatgccTTCAATCATatccttaatagtcttcaatcatacctattaaggttcttcaaatcataccttcaatggttttcaatcataccattaataggtatttcttcaattaagctacatccatatttagtcttcaatcaaatcacctaaatatggtcttcatatgatcttgtcttcaagttgtaacacatattaaaaatagcTTCACCAAGAACTTCAAGATATGTACCTCCAAGCCAAGAATTTTTGCCATGTCACCGTGTCTTGCAATGCCACGTCACACAGGTTTCCACATCACCTTGATtaggtgtcaaatcataccAATTATAGTGCAGTTGCACTAACAGTTAGATTACATTGTTTGTCTAATTCTAATATTTTGGGAGGGTTCTTGCCCCAAAAAGATTTATAATATCTTTAATTGGCTTGCCTAGGATAACAAGATTCTcacttttaaaaacttattatcATAATATGTAAGAACCTTTCCACCATACTTGTGTGCTTTGCATGGAAGCAATTGAATTTATTAACCATATCTTTCTAATTTGTCTTTTGCTTCTTGGATTTAGAACAACTTTGGGCATATTACTTGGCTAAATTATGGGACTCTTAGAGGAATGCTTTTGAGCTTGCGCTCAAAGATTCCTAGGATCTCCAAATTCATGTTATTTATTTGGAACATTTGGATGGAATGAAATactcttatttttaatgataatttgctTTTGCCATCATCAATTATACTCGAAATTAATGGTGTGTTTCCTTTTTTGGGTATCTGATTCTATAATctttgggaaaaaaaacaaaacaaaaaataaaaaacaacttcACACACACAACTTGAAGGCTCAATTTTCATGATCGAAAGAAGTCTTGAATTTTCCAAATCCTATAAGAATGATCTAGAGAATTCAATGACTAACACCAAATTCAGCTAAAATTTACTCTATTGCTACTCTGTCATGCTACCTGGACAATTATCTCCTTCGTTGATCATCTACCAAAGGTTGTGTGATGGCTTGatttattatgtgtttttttttatttctcttcttTTGTATATTCTTTTCGTTATGTTTCACTTCCTGGTGGATGATAATGTATATCTTATCTTTGTACCAgccttttattttcaataaattaataatttatagacTTTCCTAAAAAAATGATACTAGTTAAGAAATCAACAAGTTACTTGACTCttaataaattcaaacaaaaacaccttcaataatatacaaaatgaaaaataaatttttatcttcCTTGCATTCCATTCTTGTAGGAATTTTTAGACTCTTAGCCCCGACCAAACTTTCAAAAATCTTAAACAAGTTAATatgatgatatttatatatatatatatatatatatatatatatatatatattaggggtaaattagagaaagaaaaaaaagccaaCAAAAACGTTtcatatagatttatatattttcataggGGGTTTGATAAAAAACACATGCAATGGTTGGTGGTAAAGGGGGCATAGGCCATCTTTTGGCCAGGTCAGGCCCGTAATAGGCCCGCCCAAACCCGTTGGTTCAGCTGACCTGGCGGGCAGGCCGGTAACCTATAACCGACCCGCATTGTAGCGGCCCGGTTACGCATTAGGGCTGTCCCAACCCGGCAACCCCGCGGGTTgggtcattttttatttaaaaaaaaacattaaattcaaattaCCAAAGATTTGAATCCATGACTTTATAGTCACCCTTCAAACACCTTAACCACTAGCCCAAACTTTTTCCTTGTTTGattaaagaaagagaaaatctataaacatactttaaaaagaataaaaaaaattggtttttcactttctttttaattatatatatatccttttacgtaccattatttttgcattttgtgtcaagttatttactttaattgtgAGTAgcaaccattataaaaaaaaggtattaCTCATCCTTTTTTGTGTTACTCAACATTATAATCCattggttttacatgtattaCTTATCTccgttattaatattatttaaaataaatagaaaaacataatgTCATTGATGTGTAATTGTATAACcgtattgttaatttaaaattataatctttcatacatatttttgtgtatttttggcTGAAAGttctaaaattttatgtatttctaaatatatcattaatttaaaattataatattcactaaaatcttgatgaataaataactaattaaaattttgttaaattaataacaaaattttaataaattttcatgttaataatatatttcaatgaACGAAAgctaaattatgataaaaaaaatattaatcataacataatgttaaataacggtaaaaaataaacactattattttattttatttttaatttctcagttatatatttgattgttttttatagaaaaataaatttcgtatataataagtttttttcaatttctatCGTCTCATATTCCCTTTTAATCAAAtctatgatttttaaatttaatcctacACTAACTAGTATCAACTTTTgaaaacattatcaaaatatttaataataagcatttaaagaaataaattaataataataaaagtctTAAATTTTGAACTCAAGACTTTACCCATTAATACCACTACTCTAACCAATCTACAAATAGATTTTGCATCAACAATACTTAAACTTATAATCAATAAACAAGTCTTATACTATTGTAATTTGGCCTCATATCGggtaattccaaaaaaattgcATAGCAACTGCCTATAAAACCAGTAATATACCCACCCttgtttgttgttatttgttttgaacattttattttatatttaaaattatagtgataaatttataaatttatttaaaatatttaaaattttataaaatcgGGCAGGCTGGCCCTTGAACCGGCCGGGTCACATCCGATGACCTGTGACCCGCCAGCCCAAACCGGCGGATCACCCTCCGGTTATGGGTCAACACTGTTAGCTCATCTCTAGTTAATggtactaaaaaaatataagggtCTGTTTGGATAccactaaattccataggaatggtgGCCATTTCTATggaatttaatattatgtagGAATTTATAGGAATGGGTGTTTGGACAAGTTTTTTACCGGTTAAAATTCTTATGTAATCATATGATTCCAAAGGAATATTCCAAAGAggttaaactaaaataaaattttcctttgtttttcgtGTGGGTGCTAGGATAAAAAACTtgggcttttttttttggaatggccACCACATCCTTCTCCCCACCTCCCACTCCCTCCGCCTCCATCTTCTCCACACCTCCCACTCCATCCGCCTCCCTCCACCTCAGTCTTCTCCTCGTCTTCGCCTCTCTCCGCCTCCGTCTTCTCCCCGCCTCCGCCTCCCTCCGCCACCCTCTGCCTCCCATCCCGTCTTCTACTCCCTCCGCCTCCATCTTCTCCCCCATTTGGGTCCCGACGACGACGCTTTGCGCCCGTTGGAGAAGTCCAAGGATCGCGCCGATTTTGGTAGCAAATCCATCACCGATTTACTTAGCTTGTAGGAATTTGACTGGAGTTTTTTTTCCTATTGCTAGAATAtggcaaaaaatatataaatcaaatcttgtgaattttttctctctttctttgtccATGGATTCATTCACAGGTTGaacttcacatttgttcaaataGTTAGGATGAAGATCTAAGGTTTGTGATGCTTAAAATTTGGACATCAATTGTAGTTGTATATGTTCTTGGTGACTTCTGTGAAAAATCTTTGAGTGTCTATAGAATATTGTATCGCTGTTGCATGCTTCTCTGCATTCTCAGtcgtttcattaatctttttctttgtgaaagagaaaagaaagggtaagaagcaatgtttttaaaaccggaccggaccggccggtccgaCCTAAAAAATCAGGAACCGGACCACTGTCCGGTCCGGGTTAATGCTGAGTTTTGACCAAAATTGAAACCGGTCAAACCTGGATAAAACCGGCGAACCGGCCGGTTGAATTAGAACCAGAAAAAACCCggtttttttatttaggtttaAGTTTGATCTGAATCTGATGATCTCTTTTGGAATTTCAATTTCTCTCTGTCGCATACTCCTCCCTTGGGCCTTAGCCATCCGATCCCCCGATCCCTTGATCCCCGATTCCCCTGCAAGGTTTGCTCCCAGCCCCCGGTGTTCTAGCACTGTCCCGACTCGGTGACTCCCAACCCCCAAGTCCCAACTGCTCGCTGCCGCATTCAACCGTTTGATCCTGAGCTGAGAGGAAAATGTCTTTGTGcataggaatgggggtggggcgggcGAGGCGGGCGAGGGCGGgcgggcggggaatgggatcccgtcccccatccccgctctccacatggcggggattccccggttaAAATTCCCCGTGGGAGAAAAATCCTCCCCCGCTTactcccccgcggggatccccgccccacggggaatccccgccccgcccaaaacattaatataaaaattttctataaataactataatatttctaatgcatttatgttacacatgctaaagatgctatatacaattgaaaataaaaaatataatgtatgatgaaaaaatctagacaaatggatatttgaataaaaaaaatctagacaaattacaattacctaattatccaattcatttaaattaaataaataattagtttttatgaatattagaaatttgaaaattaaaagtttgaattttaactttgtagatatattatataataattttattaaaataatttaatattttattaaataaatatgttttaatgaaatatataaatttaaatagttaataagttgtatgaaataattgtgagttccataataataactaaaaatattaacaaataaatatttattgattatatatatatataatattatgttaatgttgaaataatctttaataaatatattaaaaatatataatatattcttttgggaATCCCCGTGGGGCGGGGAGACTATTCCccatccccgccccgccccgctaggcggggaggaatttttcccagctccccgccccgcggggggatgtttcggggaatccccaccCCGTCGGGGCGGGGCCCCGCggggaacggggattccccgccccacccccattcctattTGTGCAAGGCTGCCGCTGCAAGCTTCCAAGTTCCAAGTCAGCCATGTTCTTGCTTTCCATCTGTATGAAGAGAAGATTTACAGCATTATCCGTAACAATTTGAAGAAAGATTTGACTTCTTTGCTTTCCATTTGTATCCAGGTTTGATACTTTGatgcatgttttattttcttttatattgtttttttgtttatgccATAATTGTTTGGTTGCTAATAGCCTAATACATTCAAAGTTTTTGGGTGTGGAAATATCTGTTTTAGtatcattaataatataaaagctTGATTATATTTTGGGCAGTTAATTGTGTTACCTCTTTGAAATTTGACTTAATGGCTGGATAAATTTTCTTGctcaattttttcaataatttctatTTTGCTTGTTGGTAGTAGCTATTGATATTTGTTATATGATACGCACTTTGCATGCATGGTTTGAGTTTATCTCTGCTTCTaatcattgtttatttttttgaaaaaaaggcaCCAAAAGATGACCAAAGGCGACTTTCTTTGCAAGGATCTGGGGGTTCTTTTCCTAATCATACTCAGAGTGATTGGAATCAAATTATTGAGAACCTCAATAATCTTCTGGAAGCCTTACAAGAAAATCATGTATGATTTATAtggcaaaatattttacaagaaAATCATGTATGATTTATAtggcaaaatattttacaagaaAATCATGTATGATGCTCtgaataataagttaataaccACTACCATGACTTTCTTCTCTAGTCTTGCTCATAGAccttttctttgcttcttcttgtgtttaTTGTTGGCCTgttggatgttttttttttactttatttggtTAAAGAATTTGGCATTAATGAagttgtgtgtgtatatatatatatatatatattacttgtgcTACTCTTATGGACTCTTTTAGTTTACAGAGCATGtgtttgtgttattattattttttttaaattacatttatCTAATAGCTAGTGTAAATGTTGAGTAGTTTCATTCATTTGGAAATTCCAATATTGtatcaaatcaattaaaaagCATAATATAATAGCCATATGCTGCTTATATGTCTTTAAGATTATAAATAATCCATTTGTTATGTGGCATATGACTCTCATGTGTGCTTTTGGTGGTTGCAATTAacacctttttttaaaatcttatgtaGATTGGGACAAATGGATACTAATGAATCGGGATCAACACCGTCGAATGAAGTGCAATCTACTAGTGTAAATATTCGGCAAAAAAAAGCCATTGCATGGAGATACATAAGCGAGGCGCAAAAttctcaaggaaaaaaaatgttggTTTGTAATTTTTGTCATAAACAAAATGTAGGAGGAGGGATTAGCAGAATGAAACAACATCTTGCTGGATCAAAAGGCAATGTTGATTCATGCAAGCGAGTACCTTCAGATGTTCAGTTTTTGATGCAAGGGTCATTGAAAGAAAATGTTCAAAAGGCCAAAGAGAAAAAAGGATGTTTTGATGAACTTGAAGGTGATGGTATTGGAGACACTTCTTGTCAAGTAAGCAAAAGTAGTACTTGTGTGGGTGCAAATtccaaaggaaaaagaaaagcttCTTTTGGTATTGAATCATATTTTACACATGGAATTGTCGATCCTACCCAACCAAGTATAAAGGCTTCTTTGCAAAGTAAGGAGAAATGGCATGATACTGATATGTCAATTGCGATGTGATTTTATCAAGCATGCATTCCTCTAAATGTTGTTAACTCTCCTTTTTTTCCAAGTTGCAATTAGCAAGATAGCAAGTATGGGTCATGGCTATACCGGTCCTAGTTATCATGCATTAAGAGTTAACTTGTTAAGAGATTGTAAGCAACAAGTAAAGTTGACTATTGatagttttcaaaaaaaattgggCTGAAACAGGATGCACAATCATGGGTGATGGATGGACAGATTCAAGACAAAGatctttgatcaattttctaGTATATTCTCCTAAAGGTGTATCATTTATTAAGTCAGTTGATGCTTTAGGCTTTATTACAAATGCAGAGACATTGTGCAATCTCTTTTCTGAAATCATTGAAATGGTTGGTCCTAAAAATGTAGTTCATATGGTGACAAACAATGGAGCAAATTACAAGGCTGCTGGAAGGAAGATTACAGAGAAGTATGTTAATATTTATTGGTCTCCATGTGCCGCTCATTCTATAAATTTGATTATGAAAGATATTTCTGAAATGCCTACTATTCATAGTTTGGCTATTCTTGCTTCAAAGATAACAGTTTTCATCTACAATCATAAATGGGTTTTGAATTGGTTGAGAAACCAACCAAATTGGACAGAAATTATTCGTCCAGGAGCTACTCGTTTTGCCACTACTTTTATTGCATTGCAGAGTTTGCATGACCATAAAAGTTACTTACAAGCTTTGGTTGTTtcttcaaacttcaaaaaattTCTTACTATGGAATAGGGAGAGAAGTAAAGCAAATtattttggatgaaaatttttGGAGAAATTGCTTGATAGTGGTGAAGATAATGGGGCCATTGATTCGTTTGTTACGAATTTGTGATTCTGATGAAAAGCCGGCAATGGGATACGTGTATGATGGAAAATATAGGACTCGGAAAAGCATTAAAGAGTTGTTCAAAAGGAAGAAACATTTGTACAAGCCTTACACTTCCATTATCAAAGATCGGTGGAATAGGACTTTACGTACGGGAATTCATGTTTTGGCATATTGGTTGAATCCGGCATTTCAATTTGATGAGCATAACTTGTGCCAAAAATTGGAGGTTCAACGAAGCATACTTGATGTAATTGAGCAACAAACAATGTTTAAACCAAGTGAACTCATGGAAGAGATGAAAGTATTTAGGGAAAGACAAAAAACTTTTGCTCGGCCACTTGCTTTAAGCATTAGCAAGACTACTACTCCTGGTAAGATTGAAATTGctttattttaacttatataacatataattgatttttaagGTTTTATGATTGTTCAATATATTAACATAATTTTGCTATATATTTTTGTAGATGAATGGTGGAAATTCTTTGGTTGTGATGTTCCTAATTTGCAAAAGTTGGCAATTAGGATTCTTAGTCAAACTGTTTCTTCTTCTGGGTGCGAATGTAATTGGAGTGTATTTGAACGTATACataccaaaaaaagaaatagattggAGCACCAACGACTCAATGATTTAGTATATGTTCATTATAACCTACGTTTGCAACATAGgtacaaatatttgtgtttttttactctcacaaaattcatatgacattgat from Dioscorea cayenensis subsp. rotundata cultivar TDr96_F1 chromosome 7, TDr96_F1_v2_PseudoChromosome.rev07_lg8_w22 25.fasta, whole genome shotgun sequence carries:
- the LOC120265048 gene encoding uncharacterized protein LOC120265048 — protein: MATTSFSPPPTPSASIFSTPPTPSASLHLSLLLVFASLRLRLLPASASLRHPLPPIPSSTPSASIFSPIWVPTTTLCARGGISRMKQHLAGSKGNVDSCKRVPSDVQFLMQGSLKENVQKAKEKKGCFDELEGDGCTIMGDGWTDSRQRSLINFLVYSPKGVSFIKSVDALGFITNAETLCNLFSEIIEMVGPKNVVHMVTNNGANYKAAGRKITENLAILASKITVFIYNHKWVLNWLRNQPNWTEIIRPGATRFATTFIALQMVKIMGPLIRLLRICDSDEKPAMGYVYDGKYRTRKSIKELFKRKKHLYKPYTSIIKDRWNRTLRTGIHVLAYWLNPAFQFDEHNLCQKLEVQRSILDVIEQQTMFKPSELMEEMKVFRERQKTFARPLALSISKTTTPDEWWKFFGCDVPNLQKLAIRILSQTVSSSGLASKDRSYDPIDYECIDKTEFWVVEKEPEGELDYDELESMLEEQPRVDEESTNLSKGGNEDDMVGIEDDHNPMNGVQGMAINELDEENWLT